TCATGTATTTTAAACAATTTGGTCAATAAGGCTTCGCTAATACGACCTTTACGTCTGGACTGATATAACAGAATTGCCCGGCACTGTGTTTGAGCTGTTTTCCCTTAGGAGGTTCAGGTTCAAAATACAGCGTTGTAATTGTTTCTGATTCTTTTATGACGTTATGAACATTCCACGGATTTTTATATCCGCACCGCGGGATATAAAACTTATGGATAAAAAAAAAATCGATAATCCAATACATGAAATTGTGGTCATACAAATTTTAAAAGGTATAAGATTATTACCCGGCAATAAAATAATATGAAAAATTACAATTAGCATTCCGATGGGCATCGCATAGTGGAGTATTTGACATCGTTCATAAGTTAAGCGTAATCTCGAACTAATTTTATACATGAGCATACACCCAGTTATTGTTCATATTCGTGAACTTATCATATAACAGAAAATTGTTAAGCAATTATTATTTGTGCCAGCTTATTCAGGCTTTCTTCGCATAGGTTTTAAATCAGGCAGGAATAAGAAAAGCAGCAAATGCCTTCAATCATTAAACAGGTCTTCTTCATTCCTATATAAGAAATTATTTAATAAGTTTATATTCATTGACAATGCTCTCTTGTATCGCTATATTCACTTTTATCGATATGTACGGAATGTGAATCACAATACAGATTAACTTAGAGATATAGCTATGAAATTTTTTATCAAAGTCATGAAGGCATTATCGGATCCCAACCGTGTAAAGATGATAAAAATGCTTCAACACAAGCCGATGTGCGTCTGTGAGATACAAACCGCCTTGGGAATTGCCCAATCTACTGCAAGCAAGCACTTAAAAATACTTGAAGATGCAGATCTTGTCACAAGCTTTAAGGATGGATTGTGGGTAAACTACGGCTTGGCCGACGGCAGCGCTTCGCCATTTGCGGCTAACATGATCGGCAATCTAAAGCATTGGCTCGAGGATGAACGCGAGATTAAAGAATTGAACAAGATTCTACCCAATATTGACCGACACGATATTGTCAATAAAAATTAAGATTGAAAATTTTAGCTTATACATCGTCAAGTATCTATATGTATAATCCGATGGAGGTGATTATGAATTCGAGTACAGCCAATATCGGCTCAAACCCAAAAAACAAGTCCGCACTCATACTGAATCTATTCATGGGAGTTGCGGGTGTTATTGTATGGTGGCTGGTATACCGGCAGCTGCCCGGATTATCCAAATGGCTGACATATGGCCTGTTTAAAATTACCCCAGGGTCACATCTTGGCGCGTCTATAGAATTTTTCCTTTATGATACGCCCAAAGTGATGATGCTGCTCTTTCTGGTGGTATTTGGCGTGGGCGTTATCCGCAGTTTTTTTACCCCGGAAAAAACCCGCGCCTTTCTTTCCGGTAAAAGTGAATTTGCAGGCAATGTTTTTGCAGCACTTTTGGGAATTATCACTCCGTTTTGTTCTTGCTCTGCTGTCCCGCTTTTCATCGGCTTTGTCACCGCAGGGGTGCCCCTCGGGGTCACGTTCTCCTTTTTAATTGCAGCACCCATGGTCAATGAAATCGCTGTGGGCCTTTTATATGGGCTTCTAGGTTGGAAAGTGGCTGCCATATATATGGGAACAGGTCTTTTCATAGCCATCGCTGCCGGATGGGTCATCGGGCGTTTGAAACTTGAGAACTACATCGAGGACTGGGTGACCCAGGCCAATATAGCATCGGCCGAAATAGAAGAAGAAAAATTGACTTGGAACGACCGGTTTATTTACGGCTGGGATGCCGTAAAAGAGATAATCGGTCGGGTTTGGATTTATGTCATACTCGGCATTGCTGTAGGCGCCGGAATCCACGGATTTGTGCCTGAAGGCATGATGGCATCCATCATGGGAAAAGGAACCTGGTGGTCTGTGCCCCTGTCCGTGGTGATTGGCGTTCCCATGTATTCCAATGCCGCCGGTATTATTCCCGTAGTTGAAGCCCTTTTAGGCAAAGGGGCTGCATTGGGATCTGTGCTGGCATTCATGATGAGTGTTATTGCGCTCTCCTTGCCGGAAATGGTGATCTTGAGAAAAGTGTTAAAACCCAGGCTCATCTGTGTGTTTGTCTGTGTTGTGGCATGCGGTATTCTGTTCGTAGGCTATTTGTTCAATACAATTTTATAAAATTTTTAGAGTAAGAAAGGAAATCTTAAATGGAAATTAAAGTATTAGGGCCAGGATGCGCGAAATGTGTAAAGGCTGAAAAGTTGGTCAAGGAAGTCGTAGAAGAGACCGGAGTGGACGCCAGCGTAGAGAAAGTTACGGATATGCTGCAGATTGCATCCTATGGTGTTTTTGGAACGCCTTCGGTTATTGTTGACGGAGAGGTGAAATGTACCGGTAAGGTTCCCAAGAAGGCAGATATTAAGGCCTGGATCACCAAATAGCCTGGAGCTGTTTGATAAACTTAATAACGCCCATGGGCCGGTCTGACATATCAATTGATAGGCTTAACCCACAAAAAAAAAAATTGAATCCTGCAGATTTTGAAATCGTTAAAACAGGAGCCAGAAAAGGATAGAACAATGGTTAAAAAAGCTGGACTTGCGGTGCTGGTGTTAATTTTGCTTTCCGTATCCCTTGCCTGTGCCCAAGATTTTTCCAAGGTTCCGGAAAAGGGAAAAGTAACCATGGTTGATCTTGGGGCCAAAAAGTGCATTCCCTGCAAAATGATGGCCCCAATTATGGAAAAACTTGAAAAAGCTTATGAAGGCAAAGCACATATTGTTTTCATAGATGTATGGAAGAATCGTGAACAGGCCCCCCGTTTCGGCATAAGGGCCATCCCCACCCAGATTTTTTTTAACGAGAACGGTGAGGAAGTCTGGCGCCATGAGGGATTCCTGGAAGAAAAGATCATTGTTGAGCGCCTGACTAAAATGGGGGTGAGACAACCGGATTTGGGGAATAAGGGATAAGCTTATGCTTGATTCCATATTCTTAAGTGTCAATCAATGGATGACCGGCGATATTGCCCTGGCAGCTGCCGGATGCTTTATATGGGGAGTGATCAGTGTCTTATTCAGCCCCTGCCACCTGGCATCCATTCCCCTAATTGTTGGATATGTGGGCGGCCAAGAAAAAATGGTCCACCCCAAACTGGCAGGTTTGTATTCTGTTTTGTTTACAACAGGGCTTTTCATTACTATTGCGTTAATTGGTATCATTTGTACATTGCTTGGGAGAATGCTCGGGGATGTGGGTATTTACTGGCAGATTCTGGTTGGGCTGGTTCTGATCTGGGTTGCGTTAGGAATGCTGGGAGTTGAAAAATGCGCCATGTCCGGCAGCCTTTTGTATCGATTGAATCTTAAGGGAAAATTGGGTGCGTTTGTCCTGGGACTTGCCTATGGCGTGCTGTCCGGATCCTGCACTTTTGGATTCATCGCTCCGATACTTGCAATTATTGCGGTCCAAAAAAAAATTGCCACCGGCATCATTTTGATTGTTTTGTTCGCTGTAGGCCATTGTATCCCCATCGTCATTGCCGGCAGTTCAACCGCCGCCGTGAAAAAATTGTTGGAAAACAGCGCATGGAATGGTGCCGGAACATGGTTCAGGAAAGGTGCCGGAACCCTTGTCTGTCTTTTAGGGCTCTATTTTATTATCTCCCCGTTTATTACAGCATGACACTGATGTAAAAAAGTATGGTTACCACCAGCATGTTTGCCGGTTTATTTATAAGTTTTTTTAGATGATGTAAAACATCAATTTGAGGATATTTAAAAGATGAAAGCGTTGGATTCTTTACTAAAAGATATGGATTTTAAATTTTTAAGTTCAGGTGAACACAGCATGAGTATCGAAGGAATGCGTAAGGTGCTTGGCAACGATCACTTTGTATTTCTTGATGTTCGGACAGATGAAGAAGTGAAATATCTCTCTTTTCCCTTTGCCGTGCATATTCCGATGAATGAACTTCCGGACAGGCTTGACGAGGTACCCAAAGACAAATTCATTGTCCCATTCTGTTCTTCCGTATTCCGAGGTGCTTTGGTCTATATTTACCTAAAGGCCAATGGATATAAGGAAGTAAAAGGGCTTACAGCGTCTTCAGAGGATATGGCTACGGCCTTTAAACCCGGCCCCTTGGCTAAAATGTAATGAAACTTGTGTAACGGCAACCGAAAATCTGGTCTGCTATGATAAAGAAATAAAAAAAATGGCATCGAATATTCTAATTATCAGTCTGCTTTCTTTTGTATTAAGCTTTATTTTTGCTCTGGGAGGTGTTGGATCTGCTGTTATTCTTATTCCCGCCCTGTCCTGGATTGGTGTCCCCTTCAATTTAGCCCGTCCCACCGGGCTTTTTGTCAACTGCATAAGTATGCTTGGTGCTACTTGGTCTAATTTCAGGGAAAAAAAGCTTGACGTGAGATTAGGGCTTCCAATTATTGCATCGTCAATCGTTATGGCCCCGGTAGGGGCCTGGGCTAGTCATTTTTTACCGACCCGGACCTTGCTTCTGATTTTTATCTGTTTCTTATTCTTCTCCGGCACTATGATGATATTTTTTAAAGGCTCAAAATATGCAGACCAGTACCGGGAAGATCGCCCACTTGCAGGCCCCCTTGGGGTTGGTGTATTGGCCGGGATAGTATCAGGGCTCCTTGGTGTTGGCGGAGGCGGTATTATCTCTCCCTTGATGGTTGTCCAGGGTTTTAACCCCAAAAAAGTGGCCATGGTGACCGCCTTTTCAGTACCATTTTCATCTTTTTCAGCGTTCGTCACCTATGCTGCCATGGGATCGGTGTCTATCAAAATACTAATTTTTGCAGGGCTGGCTGGCTGGTGTGGGGGGTATCTTGGTACCAAAGTGATGCAAAAAAAGATGAAACCCCAAAGTGTTAAACGCCTATTGGGCGGCGTCTTGATACTTATTGGAATCAAATTTTTATGGTCTATGGGTTTAACCGATATTTTGCAAACTGTGGGAGGGATTACGGATAAATTTCAGTCAATGTAGTTTCAATGCGATAGTCCGAACAAAACTTTCGCGAACAAGGGAGGGACGCCCTTAAAAACTGCCCGTCTATACAGATGAAAGACTCAAATGAACTTTAATGGGAAGAACCGTAGAACCTAAATTATGATTAAGCAATGAAGGCTTAAGAATAAAGTAAGTGCGACACATTTTAAGGAGAACGTATGGCCAACATAATACTGCTGATCGTTTGCCTTTTGGCCGGAACCATACTTCGCAAAATTTCTCAATGCCCGGCGAATACACCAGAGGCGCTTAACGGATTTATTATTTATATTTCTTTACCATCTCTGGCATTATATCACATTCATACCTTGGCCATAACCAGTGAATTGATTTACACAGGGCTTATGGCCTGGATATTGTTCGGCCTGGGTGCGGTTTTTTTCTATTTTACAGGCAAAAAATTGAAATTCTCCCGGTCCACCATTGGTGCCCTTGTCCTGGTCGGAGGCCTTGGAAATACTTCTTTTGTGGGGCTTCCAATGATCCGGGCATACTATGGCAGCCAATGGCTGGGGGTTGGTGTTGTGGCAGATTTGGCAGGTTCTTTTTTTGTGTTGTCTACTTTGGGTATTTTTGCAGCCAGCCTGAGTTCTTCCGGTGCAGTGGATATCCGTAGCATCTTTAATAAAATATTAACGTTTCCACCATTTCTGGCCTTGGTTGCCGCATTGATCCTGAAACAGATTCAATTTCCTGAGTGGATTAATTATACTCTGCTTCAGTTAGGCGGAACCCTCACGCCACTGGCTTTGGTTTCCGTAGGGTTTCAATTACACCTGGGCCTATTGAAAGGAGAGACCGCCCCCTTGGCTCTTGGCCTCTTTTATAAGTTGATTATGGGGCCGGCCATAGTGACCTTGATTTATGTGGGAATTTTAAAAAGTAGCGGTACAGTTATACAGGTAACCATTTTTGAGGCTGCGATGGCGCCCATGATTTCAGCTGGAATCGTGGCGTCTAATTACAAATTAAATCCTCCCTTGATTAGCCTGATGCTTGGTATCGGGATTCCTCTATCTTTTCTGACACTACCGGTTTGGTATTGGCTATTGAAAGGAATTTAGAAAGAACGTCCTAAACTACTTGCTCAAAATCTAAACCCCACAATCTATTGACGCACTCTAACCACAAATTCAAAACAATGAGAATTGAAAGAAGTCTTGTGGTGTGATTGGGCTCAATCATTGCCGGCTATTAGTACAGTCGGAGATGGCCATTGAGTAAATTGAACTGTCAGGGAACGATTTGGCCGACAAGGCAATCGGCATCGCCGGATTGATCATATTTAAGATTAACAATTTTCCCTTTAAGGTTGTCCTGGATTCCTTGGGTATCACCTTCATCCTTTATGAAAACAGTCAGGTAGTTGGTGGTGATCGCCTTGAGCATACCTGTGTGCCGGTCCCTTTGATTCTGGACCAATCCTTGAAGAACCCGGCCCCGGTTTAACTCGATAAATGCCGAACGTTTCTGTTCGCCTAACTCGCGCATCAGTGCCGCCCTTTTTTTTGCCTTATCCGACGGCACTTTGGGGGTGAAATGCCATGCAGGGGTTCCTTGTCTTGGTGAGAAGGGAAATACATGAAGGTAAGATACGGGCAGGTCTGCTACAAGTTGGTATGTATTTTCAAACGCCTTATCGGTTTCACCAGGAAAGCCCATAATCACATCAAGGCCAATACCGGCATGGGGAAGGATTTCATGTATCCTGTGAATGACTTTTGAAAACTGTTCAACTGAATAGGGCCGCTTCATACGGGCCAGCACGTCATTATCCCCTGCCTGGAGCGGGATATGAAAATGATCGCACAAAATATGACCGGGGCCTGCCATATGAATGAGATCATCTGTTATTTCATTGGGTTCAATGGAGGATATCCTGATTTGATCCACCGGACGTGTTTCATCCATTTTTTTTACAAGCTGGGTTAAAGAGGTTTCAGGCGTTAAGTCAAGACCATACAACCCGGTGTGAATGCCGGTGAGAATCACCTCTTTGAATCCTATCCTGTTCAGGCTTGACACATGGGTCATGACCTGGTCAAAAGGCATGGATACGGATGCGCCCCTGGCATAGGGGATAATGCAATAGGTGCAGAACTGATTGCATCCGTCCTGGATCTTTAAATAGGCCCGGGTCATTTTACCGAATACGGGCTGGTCGGATTCAACAAATTTTAAAAAGCATGCTGATTTGCCGTATTCAGGCTTTCTGAATTTAAATAAATCTTTGTCAGCTGCTTTTCGGGCAAGATATTCGGGAATCAGAGGTTTATCTTGGTGGCAGACGATAAGATCTACCCCGGAAATTTTCCTAAACTGTTCCGGGTCTGTCTGTGCATGGCATCCGGTGACAATCACTGTTGCATCGGGGTGTTCACGGATCAGCTTTCTTGTTTCCTGACGGGACTGCATGCCGGCCCTGGAAGTCACGGCACAGGTGTTGATAATACAAATATCAGCGGACTGAGCCTTACCTGCCCTTGAAAATCCATGGGCCTCAAGCCGGGCTGCAATGGCGTCCGATTCATATTGATTGACTTTACAGCCAAGGCTTTCGATATAAAATGTTTGTTTTCTCATTGGGTTGCTGAAATCAAGCCTGCACCTAACACGCGGTTTTCCTGATAGAATACTGCGGCCTGGCCAGGTGTTATCGCATTTTGGGGTGTTTCAAATGTAACGATGCCACTTGTGTTGTCATCCCAGTCAAGACCGGCAGGGGCTGCCTTGTGCGCAGACCGGATTTGAACCTTTATATGCTTTAAGTTTTCCTTTTCAGGATAATTCCAGACGATCTGTTCAACCGCCATCCGTTTTTGGGCAAGATCTGATTTAAAACAGACATGAAGGGTGTTGGTGTTTATATCAATTTTTTTTACATAATAAGGTGCCGGGCCCGGAATGTTGATCCCCTTGCGCTGGCCGACTGTGAATTTGTGAACTCCTTGATGGGATCCAACGGTTTTTCCCTGGCTGTCGACCACCGGCCCGGGCTTTGGAAAAATTTTTGTTTTAGCGTTAATGAACGCCCAATGGTTTTTATCCGGCAAAAAGCAGATATCCTGGCTCTCATTGGGCACAACCGGTACAAGGTTGTGTTGCCCGGCCAATTGTCTGACCTGGTGTTTGGTGAAATCGGCCAGGGGAAACACCAGTTTCTCTAAAATTTGGGGCGGGAGCATAGATAGAAAATAGGACTGATCTTTTGTAACGTCCAACCCCCGTTCAAGCCATGCCCGGCTAATCTCTTCTCTGGTGCTGGTGTATTTGTTGACCACCGTTGCATAATGGCCGGTTGCCATCAGATCCGCTCCCAGCGTTTGTGCATGCTCAAACAACTTCTTAAATTTTATCTGCAGATTGCAGACAAGACATGGATTCGGCGTTTTGCCGGCCATGTAGGTTGATATAAAATAATCAACAACCCTGGTCTCAAATTCCCGGGATAAATCTATGGTGTGTACGGGAAATCCAAAAATTGAGGCCAGGGCAGAGACATCCGGCAAGCTTGTTTCATAGCCCGTGGTAAAATGAATGCCGAAAACTTTTTTAAACCGCTGTTTGATAAGAAACCCTGCCACCAGGGAATCTATTCCGCCACTCAATGCCACGGCTACAACCGGAGAGTCAAGCATCAGGCAGTTTCTTTTATATCATCACTGAACAGACCCATGGCCCGGATGGGGCAGGTTAGAAGACAGCGTTCACAAAGACTGCATTTCTCCCGGTCAAAAACCACTTCCATTTCAGGGCGTTTGATATACAGGGCCCCTGTGGGACAGACTGCGGTACATGCGCCGCAATGGGTGCACCTTTCTTCATCTTTGAAAATTTTGTGTTCAGGTGAGGAAACTTGAATCCCTTGTTCTTTTAAATACGTGACACCCTTGTCAAATGCGGCTTTTCCGGCACCAGAGATCTCAAGCACCATATGACCTTCCTTTTTTGAAGATATTCGTGCCTTTAAGATATTAAACATCAGGTCATATTTTTTAACCAGCTGGCAGACAATGGGTCTCTGGGCCGATCTGGGTGGAAAATCTAAAATTATAATTTTTGAATACAACTGCTTAACCTCCGTTGATTATGTTAGGTCGAAACCAAATCCAGTATCATATACCATTCATTGTGGTTTATATGAAAGGTAAAATAAGTTGTTTTCATGTTTTGTATGGATTGAATTCCGTGGTGTCATCCAGATCACCCCATGGCTATTATATTAAATTTTACAGGGAGACTAAATCGCTTGAATTCGTAATTCTGTGAAAAATTTCTTGTCAAACAGTAATAGTTTTAGATAAGAATAGAAAAAAAAAATTATCTATTTTCGTTGAATCCAAAATAAAGCAGGTCCTTTTTCCAGGAGGAGCATGTCTCAAAAGGAACCATATAACAGTTTAGAACAACGGATTAAAGAGCTTGAGGATGAAAATGCCGCCCTGAAGCAGGACATCGCCACACTTAAAAAATCCCAGACCATTGACACATGTTTTGGGTCTACTCCTGCCGGCTTTGAGGCTGCAATCAATCAAAAACTTGAGAAAGAGAGAAAATTACTGTTCACCGCTGTCGAGCAAATTTCTGAAATGGTCTATATTACGAACTCCGAAGGGATTATTCAGTATATCAATCCTGCATTTGAGCGCGTGACCGGATTTTCCAGAAAAGAGTGCATCGGCAAGGACATCAATATGTTAAGAAGCGGTAAATATGACAGCCAGTTTAATATCAACCTGCGGGCCATCATCAGTTCCGGCCGGGAGTGGAGCGGTCATGCCGAGTTTAAGAAGAAAGATAACTCTTTTTACATCGTGGCTCTTACCATATCTTCAGTCAGGGATAAAAACGGCACGATTACCAACTATGTTGGTGTGCAGCAAAATGCGTCCAAAGAGATAAAGATCAATGAAAAGATGGCCCAGGCCCAGAAACTCGAATCCCTGGGTACCATAGCCGGTGGTGTCGCCCATGATCTTAATAATATGCTGTTTCCCATCCTTGGAAATGCAGAAATTTTGATTCTTAGAAGTGCCGCCTTTGACAATGCAACAAAAGAAAGTCTGACACAGCTTTATGAAAGTGCCTTGCAGGCAAAAGAGCTTGTCCAGCAGATTTTGAATTTTTCCCGTCAAAAGAAAGTAAAAAGAGAGCCGCTTCAGATACAAAACAGCATAGAGACAGTGCTCAAGCTGATGGATTCTGGTATTCCACGCAATATTTCAATAGAAAAAGAGGTGGATCCAAACTGTC
This window of the uncultured Desulfobacter sp. genome carries:
- a CDS encoding metalloregulator ArsR/SmtB family transcription factor translates to MKFFIKVMKALSDPNRVKMIKMLQHKPMCVCEIQTALGIAQSTASKHLKILEDADLVTSFKDGLWVNYGLADGSASPFAANMIGNLKHWLEDEREIKELNKILPNIDRHDIVNKN
- a CDS encoding permease, which translates into the protein MNSSTANIGSNPKNKSALILNLFMGVAGVIVWWLVYRQLPGLSKWLTYGLFKITPGSHLGASIEFFLYDTPKVMMLLFLVVFGVGVIRSFFTPEKTRAFLSGKSEFAGNVFAALLGIITPFCSCSAVPLFIGFVTAGVPLGVTFSFLIAAPMVNEIAVGLLYGLLGWKVAAIYMGTGLFIAIAAGWVIGRLKLENYIEDWVTQANIASAEIEEEKLTWNDRFIYGWDAVKEIIGRVWIYVILGIAVGAGIHGFVPEGMMASIMGKGTWWSVPLSVVIGVPMYSNAAGIIPVVEALLGKGAALGSVLAFMMSVIALSLPEMVILRKVLKPRLICVFVCVVACGILFVGYLFNTIL
- a CDS encoding thioredoxin family protein encodes the protein MEIKVLGPGCAKCVKAEKLVKEVVEETGVDASVEKVTDMLQIASYGVFGTPSVIVDGEVKCTGKVPKKADIKAWITK
- a CDS encoding thioredoxin family protein, giving the protein MVKKAGLAVLVLILLSVSLACAQDFSKVPEKGKVTMVDLGAKKCIPCKMMAPIMEKLEKAYEGKAHIVFIDVWKNREQAPRFGIRAIPTQIFFNENGEEVWRHEGFLEEKIIVERLTKMGVRQPDLGNKG
- a CDS encoding cytochrome c biogenesis protein CcdA, yielding MLDSIFLSVNQWMTGDIALAAAGCFIWGVISVLFSPCHLASIPLIVGYVGGQEKMVHPKLAGLYSVLFTTGLFITIALIGIICTLLGRMLGDVGIYWQILVGLVLIWVALGMLGVEKCAMSGSLLYRLNLKGKLGAFVLGLAYGVLSGSCTFGFIAPILAIIAVQKKIATGIILIVLFAVGHCIPIVIAGSSTAAVKKLLENSAWNGAGTWFRKGAGTLVCLLGLYFIISPFITA
- a CDS encoding rhodanese-like domain-containing protein, with product MKALDSLLKDMDFKFLSSGEHSMSIEGMRKVLGNDHFVFLDVRTDEEVKYLSFPFAVHIPMNELPDRLDEVPKDKFIVPFCSSVFRGALVYIYLKANGYKEVKGLTASSEDMATAFKPGPLAKM
- a CDS encoding sulfite exporter TauE/SafE family protein, encoding MASNILIISLLSFVLSFIFALGGVGSAVILIPALSWIGVPFNLARPTGLFVNCISMLGATWSNFREKKLDVRLGLPIIASSIVMAPVGAWASHFLPTRTLLLIFICFLFFSGTMMIFFKGSKYADQYREDRPLAGPLGVGVLAGIVSGLLGVGGGGIISPLMVVQGFNPKKVAMVTAFSVPFSSFSAFVTYAAMGSVSIKILIFAGLAGWCGGYLGTKVMQKKMKPQSVKRLLGGVLILIGIKFLWSMGLTDILQTVGGITDKFQSM
- a CDS encoding AEC family transporter, which encodes MANIILLIVCLLAGTILRKISQCPANTPEALNGFIIYISLPSLALYHIHTLAITSELIYTGLMAWILFGLGAVFFYFTGKKLKFSRSTIGALVLVGGLGNTSFVGLPMIRAYYGSQWLGVGVVADLAGSFFVLSTLGIFAASLSSSGAVDIRSIFNKILTFPPFLALVAALILKQIQFPEWINYTLLQLGGTLTPLALVSVGFQLHLGLLKGETAPLALGLFYKLIMGPAIVTLIYVGILKSSGTVIQVTIFEAAMAPMISAGIVASNYKLNPPLISLMLGIGIPLSFLTLPVWYWLLKGI
- the mtaB gene encoding tRNA (N(6)-L-threonylcarbamoyladenosine(37)-C(2))-methylthiotransferase MtaB, which encodes MRKQTFYIESLGCKVNQYESDAIAARLEAHGFSRAGKAQSADICIINTCAVTSRAGMQSRQETRKLIREHPDATVIVTGCHAQTDPEQFRKISGVDLIVCHQDKPLIPEYLARKAADKDLFKFRKPEYGKSACFLKFVESDQPVFGKMTRAYLKIQDGCNQFCTYCIIPYARGASVSMPFDQVMTHVSSLNRIGFKEVILTGIHTGLYGLDLTPETSLTQLVKKMDETRPVDQIRISSIEPNEITDDLIHMAGPGHILCDHFHIPLQAGDNDVLARMKRPYSVEQFSKVIHRIHEILPHAGIGLDVIMGFPGETDKAFENTYQLVADLPVSYLHVFPFSPRQGTPAWHFTPKVPSDKAKKRAALMRELGEQKRSAFIELNRGRVLQGLVQNQRDRHTGMLKAITTNYLTVFIKDEGDTQGIQDNLKGKIVNLKYDQSGDADCLVGQIVP
- the mnmA gene encoding tRNA 2-thiouridine(34) synthase MnmA; this encodes MLDSPVVAVALSGGIDSLVAGFLIKQRFKKVFGIHFTTGYETSLPDVSALASIFGFPVHTIDLSREFETRVVDYFISTYMAGKTPNPCLVCNLQIKFKKLFEHAQTLGADLMATGHYATVVNKYTSTREEISRAWLERGLDVTKDQSYFLSMLPPQILEKLVFPLADFTKHQVRQLAGQHNLVPVVPNESQDICFLPDKNHWAFINAKTKIFPKPGPVVDSQGKTVGSHQGVHKFTVGQRKGINIPGPAPYYVKKIDINTNTLHVCFKSDLAQKRMAVEQIVWNYPEKENLKHIKVQIRSAHKAAPAGLDWDDNTSGIVTFETPQNAITPGQAAVFYQENRVLGAGLISATQ
- a CDS encoding NIL domain-containing protein; the protein is MYSKIIILDFPPRSAQRPIVCQLVKKYDLMFNILKARISSKKEGHMVLEISGAGKAAFDKGVTYLKEQGIQVSSPEHKIFKDEERCTHCGACTAVCPTGALYIKRPEMEVVFDREKCSLCERCLLTCPIRAMGLFSDDIKETA
- a CDS encoding ATP-binding protein; translated protein: MSQKEPYNSLEQRIKELEDENAALKQDIATLKKSQTIDTCFGSTPAGFEAAINQKLEKERKLLFTAVEQISEMVYITNSEGIIQYINPAFERVTGFSRKECIGKDINMLRSGKYDSQFNINLRAIISSGREWSGHAEFKKKDNSFYIVALTISSVRDKNGTITNYVGVQQNASKEIKINEKMAQAQKLESLGTIAGGVAHDLNNMLFPILGNAEILILRSAAFDNATKESLTQLYESALQAKELVQQILNFSRQKKVKREPLQIQNSIETVLKLMDSGIPRNISIEKEVDPNCPSVIADPTQIHQIIMNLVSNGVHAMGKAGGVIKMALAPVNVSQSEGNGRVKPGDYICLSVSDTGRGMSTEVMNHIFEPFYTTKSNEDGTGMGLSVVYGIVKDMGGGIKVHSRQGKGSEFRLYFPKFSKKKVNLQVPTPALKESAGMKYQIDVLFVDDEDLILKVAKSMLDRLGCRTTIMTDPLVALARFKKDPLKYDLVITDLYMPHMNGDCLAENIRELRPEIPIFLCTGFSQDITLDMMAQTGFKAVLAKPLSIKEFADKIGKFFKPKTLSS